GATAAGAGAAACAAAGTAATCCACTCGGTTTAGTGACACGAATCATTTCCGATAAAGTTTCTACGGGTGCATTCCCTGGACTACATAATGTTCCGGCACTAATGACAATATCAAAATGGCAATCGGGGTAAGGAATTTCCGGTAAAATTGAATTGCTCAGTTCTTTATAGAGCTTTTTACTTTTGGCAGATTCGAGCATAGCTTGCGACATATCAATACCGTACCAAGAAGCTTCTTGTACCCCAAGATTCTGAAACAGACGGGCTTGATCGCCAGTACCACATCCTACATCTAAGATTTGGAGATGCTCACTGGCGATCAGATTTGAGTAAAGAAGTTCGCAACATTTTTGGGCGGCAAAAGTACCACCCTCAAAAATTTGATACTTTTTGTCATACCACTGAATTAACAACTCTCGGTTGCTTGCTTGCTCCCCATTCTGTGTAATTTTTTTGTATTCTTGCCAATCCTCTTGAGAGAGCATTGTTCTTTCTTTTTTTTCTTCCATACTGCCTTCTTCTATTTTAATCTCTGTTGATTTATAGCGTTTCCTAACCTGCTGAGATACAAATTTATCAGCGTTTATCCGCGTTCATCTGCGGTTAATTCTTTTTTCTGTACCTCACGAAAGTGGGAATTGCTATATCGACTATTTTAATAAAACAATGGCTAAACCTTTTAAGTGGGCATACAAGGGTAAAGTGTTGGCTATCTAATACTTGGCTTATTTACGCGCCCGCTGTACTAGGACTTTACTCTTACCGGGATTCATTAACCCGTGAGGATCGACCATCTCCTTAAACTTCAGTTGTTCTGGATCGATCGCTTTTCTCCCACCGTCCTCAATAATATATGTGTGGGGATTGGCAATAAACACTCCTTGCTCTTCGTGATAGCGGATAATTTCGTTAAGTCGTTCCTCTGTTGTAAAACGGACAAGTTGCAAAGCACCAGGAACCACATGACCGTGTTGGCGAACAAATTCTAAATGCATAGTTACCTCATCGCCAAAATGATGGTACATATGCTCGACAACTTGCAGATTCGTATCGACAGGGAATATACTTTGCAAGTAAGTCATAGAAGTATCCACAGTCCGAGCGTGTAATGTCGTGTGATTCCAGGTAAACTCCCCTAAGTTGACACCCTTGCCGACATCTTGTGCTAATTTTTGATACGTTATTTTACCACCAAATTGCCCTACCAATCCTGGCAGTAATTCAAAACTGGATTCTGCAATGTTTAACAAAGCCGCATGGGTACCATCAGGGATATGCTGTTTGATGGCAGTAAAGTAATGCGGAATTTGGGCTGCAAAAATAGCAATTTCTTTCTTAATCATTCCATCAGCCTCAGCCAAAGAATGACCAAATCTCGCAGCTTGCATAAAGTCATCAAATGTGACAATGACTTCTACCCAGGGATACGCTGGTCCCAAAGGAATTTCCAACTCAGTAATAATACCATTAATGCCCCATGCATGGTTTACCTTTTGCACGTCATCACCGCGCAATTCCATCACTCGTGGTTCATCTTCTAAAGTGACAACTCTTACAGCTTGAAGATTACCCCTGTCTCCTAAAAAACCGTACTGTATCGATCCAATTCCCCCACTACCCCCTGCAATAAATCCACCAATTGTCGCCGTGCGGTATGTAGAAGGTACCATTCGCATTTCCCAGCCGATTTCTCGTGCTTGTTTATCTAATGCTGCTAACTTTACTCCAGCTTGCACGCGTGCTATTCCCGGTTTTACCCAAAGTATTTCGTGCATTCGGGTCATATCTAAAATAACGCCTCCATGTAGGGGAACGCATTGTCCGTAATTCCCCGTTCCTGCACCTCGCACCGTTACTGGGACGCGATGTTTGACACAAGCTGCTGCTACTTTTAATACTTCTTCTTCGTTAGCAGGGCGCACGACAACATCGCCTACTTTTCCCTGTAGTTTGGGTACGAGCACTGGGCTAAAGGTATGGTAATCTTGAGATAATTTTGCTACTTGATGGGAATCAGTGATGAGTTCAATACCTTCTAATGAGGTTATAAGAGCATTTATGTCAAAAGATTTTACGGGTGTTGTCATAATTATTAACCCAAGTTACTAGTTATTCAGACGGGCGATAAGCGAAGCTTAACAGCTAAAGCCGTTAAGCTAAAAGCACTTTAAGCAATAAAATCCCCGACACTAGAAATAATGTGGGAGGCAATACTTGTCGGTTAAGCCGTTTTTTCCTCCCCTGCACCCCCTCAACCCCTGCACCCCCTGCTTGTCTTCCGCGACAATTTTCTTAACTGAGCAGTATTGATGTGGGAGGGATATTATGTTAAATGAAACAATTGCAGTCTATGCTATCATTGATGACTTGTTAAAGGCGATTGGGCATACTCTGGCACGGATTGATAGCAGATACTTCACCCGGATTTAGAGGCGAGGTTTAAAGTTCTGACGACCTTTTGCCCATCGCGCTTTTTGCGATCAAAGCCCCATTAAATATTTGAATGGTACCTGAATGTGCCAAGCTAGAGGTAGAGATTTATTGCAATCATTTTGGGTTAGGCTATGGGCATTGATGAAATACTGAAAGCTTATCGGCAAGATATTTTGAGAATTGCGGCTTTGTATGGAGCGTATAATGTGCGGGTGTTTGGTTCGGTGGCTAGAGGAGAAGCAAGACATGACAGTGATGTAGATTTTTTGGTAGATATTGAACCACAGCGAACCTTGTTAGATCAAATTGCTTTGATGCAGTCTTTGGAAGAATTGCTAGGACGTAAAGTGGATGTAACTGAACCAGAAACTTTACATGAGTTGATTAAAGATAAAGTGTTGCAGGAAGCTGTGGCGTTATGAGAGATGATAGACTGTACTTGAGCAACATTTTTGAATGTATCGAGCGGATAGAGTCTTATACCTGTGATGGCAAAGAAGTATTTTTACAAACCACAATAATTCAAGATGCGGTAATTAGAAATTTTGAAATTATTGGGGAAGCAACGAAGCGGTTATCTCCCGAAATCAGAGCCGCTTATCCAGATGTTCCTTGGCAGCAAGTAGCTGGTTTTAGAGATGTACTGATTCATGATTATTTAAAGGTGAATTTAAATCGAGTTTGGGGCGTGATTGAGCAGAATTTGCCCCAACTAAAGGTAACTATTGAGGTGATTTTGCAAGAATTGGGGAAGTTGTGAGATAAAGCTTTAGTTATTTGACTATAGTTAATTTTCCTTGCCAATTTAGAGACACTGGGTTTGAAGTGATTGATGCTGGTTCAAATTTTCGAGAAGAAATCAAAGGAAGTCAACCCAAAAATCAGATCTGCTGCATCTGATAGCTCAGCTGGTTCATAGACGCGTGCTTGCGTTAAATGTAAAAATTTATACTTTTGCCAAAGTCAACTCACCCACACCTTTGAATGACAGGTTAGAATGAATACAGATAAATGTATTAAATCCTATCATTCATGACGCCCTCAGACTTGTTAACAGCTCCAGCCTCTACCTCGCTCCAAGCGAAGTTAACGAATTTACGTGCATTGATGGAAGCGTGTCAGTTGGATGCTTACCTGATTCCCTCTGCTGATGAGCACCTAAATGAGTATCTCCCAGAAGCAAAACAGCGACGAATGTGGCTCAGTGGCTTTACGGGTTCTGCGGGGGATTTTTTGGTAGGACGAGAATCGAGTTGGTTGTTTGTTGACTTTCGCTACCACGAACAGGCCGATCTAGAGGTTGATTTATCTTTGGTTCATGTCTCAAAATTGGGCATGGAAGGACAGAAAACTTTGGTGGAAACGTTGGAAACTTTAGGACAAAAATTTTCTGGTTTTCGCTTGGGTTTCGATCCCTTTACTATTCCTATTGAACAATATCGGACGTTTCAAAATCAACTGAAATCTGCTGGGGTGGAACTGGTATCAGTAGATAAGAATTTGGTAGATATCATTCGTTCCCAAAGTCCTTGGGTTGAATCAGAACCTATACCTGCTTTGGGTGATTCTAGGGTGTTTTGCGTACCCAATGAAGTCACTGGGGAAACAACAGAGCAGAAGTTGGGTAGAGTTAGGGAAGCTATGCGATCGCACAAAACGGATATCTTCCCGATTACGAAGTTGGATCAACTCGCATGGCTGTTTAATTTAAGAGGTTGGGATATTCCCTACAATCCCGTTTTTATTGCTTATGCGATCGTGACTCCAAATAAGGCATTTCTATTGACTAATTTGGATCGTATTGACGCCGAAGTTCAGCAATCTTTGCAAAGCAATGTAACTTTACTTCCCTACGAGAAATATATAGAAACTCTAAATGCATTAATTTCTCAAGAAAGCCAGAGCAAAGTCCTTTTAGATCCCAAGCAGACAACGATGGGGACTTATCAGCTCGTAGATAAGCATCGAATTGTAGAAACTGCCAATCCCATTGAGGGAATGAAAGCTCGAAAAAATACGGTTGAAGTCGAGCAAATGAAGGCGGCGAATCTGAAAGCAAGTCGCGGAAAGTTACGAACTTTAAAGTGGATATCGGAACAACTCTTAACCGGACAGCAATTGAGTGAGTTGGATGTCGCAAATGCGATCGCTCAATTCTACCAACAACAACCTGGCTTTCAAGGGTTAAGTTTTAATACAATCGCCGGTGCAGGAACGAACAGTTCCATTGTTCACTACGGTACACCCAGTCCCGACGTCTTGCTGACGAATGGTCAATTCTTCTTACTCGACTCAGGAGCGCAGTATTTGGGAGGGACAACAGATGCCACCCGAACTATTATTGTAGGTGAACCAACACCCGAACAAATCTTACGTTATACTGAGGTTTTAAAAGCACACATTAACTGTGCTATGCAACGGTTTCCCAAAGGAACAACAGGTGTTCAACTTGATGGGATAGCCAGATCTACCATGTGGATGGAGGAACTTGACTACGGGCATGGTACTGGGCATGGTGTTGGTGCTTTTTTAAACGTCCATGAAGGACCAAATGGCATCAGCAAGCGAGCCTCTGAACCTTTAGAACCGGGTATGGTAACGAGCATTGAACCGGGGTTTTACTTACTCAATTGGGGAGGAATTCGTATTGAAAACCTCTACGTAGTCAAAAATTTAACACCAGAGTTAGAGCTTCAAGCAGATCCAAGCAAAACCCCTTGGTATGGCTTTGAACCTCTGACATACATTCCTTTCGATAAACGCTTGATAGCGCTAGATCGATTGGAGCCTCGACAACGTCAGTGGTTGGAAAATTACTATGTAGCCGTTGTGGAGAAGTTAACTCCGATTTTAGAGCCGAATGAAGTAGACTGGCTGAGAGAAGCGTGTCAATTGTAAGGGACTTCCAAATCAAAAAAATTCCAGAAATCTCTTGTGGTGCGGGCGTCTCGCCCGCAACTGGTATAGGACGGGCGGGGACGCCCGTCCCACAAGATGGATAATTTATTTCTTGGAAGTCTCTAAGTAAACTTAGTCCTAACTCATCAGCACAAATACTGCCTAGTTAACACCTCGTACCAATGATTGCTGGTACGAGTAAGTAACCTTGCCAACAGCAGTACCAATTGTAACCTATAAGCGAGCGATCCAGTTATGACTAATTTTTCTCCTAACGTACCCCCTCAGTATTTAGAAGGCTTAGAAGATACGCCTGATGAGGTGAAAGCAATCATTCGCTTAGAACCTCGCGAACCGGAAAGCGACCCAACTTTGGGAATTCCTGTTTCAGTTAACAGACAGGGTAAACCAGCCCATCGCCTTGTGACGATTGGTGATTCACTTACCCAAGGCTTCCAAAGTGGAGCAATTTTTAATACCAGTTTGTCTTATCCCATGCTGATTGCTCGCGAACTTGGTTGCAGTGGGCAATTTCGCTATCCTAAATACGACAGCCCTGGGGAAGGCTTACCTTTGAATTTAGAAAAATTGACTAAAGATTTAGGCGATCGCTTTCGGGTAGCTGATGGTATCAATGCAATAGACTTTGCTATGATATTGCCTTGGCTGCGGACTTATCTTGATGCTAACGAAGACTATTGGGAGGGGCGGGCTAAAAATTCTTTTCAATCTCCAGAAAAGGGGTTAATCAATCATAATTTAGCCATGTATGGTTGGGATTTACGGAATACACTTTCTCGCACAGCCAAAACTGCTCAAGACATCATTCTTAAGAATCCCTTCAAGGATAATGATGAGTTTAATTCTATGAGGCAAGTTCCCGAACACGCAAATGAAATTGCCACGTTACGGGTTTTAAATACAGCCAGAGATAAAAATGGAGTCGCTTTAACTCCTCTTGGTGCGGCAAAAGCTTTGAGCCAAGAAGGAGATGGAATTGAAACTCTCATTATTGCGATTGGATCGAACAATGCTTTGGGTAGTATTTTAACATTTAAAGCAGTTTGGTCTGAGTCAGACTTTTATACTGATATGAGCGTTAACGATCGCTATACAGTTTGGCAACCCAGTCATTTCAAAGCTGAGTTAGATTTGATTGTTGAGCAGGTAAAGCAAATCAAAGCACGCCATGTGATTTGGGCGACAGTCCCTCATGTTACAATTCCACCATTTGTTAAAGGTATCAATCCTGGAAAGGAAGGAAAAAAAGTTTCGCCCGGTTCTCGTTATTACCCCTACTACGTTCCCATTTGGTTGGATGAAGAAAAATTTGATGTCAAGCGCCATCCTCATCTAACTGCCAATCAAGCTAGATCGATTGACAGTGCGATCGATAAATATAATGAGTCTATTGTGGATGCAGTTCGGCAAGGGCGACGCGAAGGGAAAGATTGGTACGTGTTCGAGATGGTTTCAGTGTTAGATCGGTTGGCGTATAAGCGTTACTTAGCGGAAGAAGATCGTGCAAATCGCCCAAGTTGGTGGACTGCTTACGATTTACCTCCAGCTTTGGATAAGCTGAATCCAAAACCCGATACGCGATTTTTTATTTCCGATGCCAAAGGAAGACATCAAGGGGGATTGTTCTCGCTAGATGGCATTCATCCCACAACAATTGGCTATGGTATCATGGCGCAAGAAGTGATTGCAATCATGCAACTAGCCGGAGTGGAGTTTTTTAACAGTCGTGGCGAACGACGAACCAGTCCAATTAAAATTGATTTTGCCCGCTTAATTCAAGAAGATTCTCTCATCTCCAAGCCTCCAACTACCATAG
This genomic interval from Scytonema hofmannii PCC 7110 contains the following:
- a CDS encoding nucleotidyltransferase family protein, whose protein sequence is MGIDEILKAYRQDILRIAALYGAYNVRVFGSVARGEARHDSDVDFLVDIEPQRTLLDQIALMQSLEELLGRKVDVTEPETLHELIKDKVLQEAVAL
- a CDS encoding DUF86 domain-containing protein; translation: MRDDRLYLSNIFECIERIESYTCDGKEVFLQTTIIQDAVIRNFEIIGEATKRLSPEIRAAYPDVPWQQVAGFRDVLIHDYLKVNLNRVWGVIEQNLPQLKVTIEVILQELGKL
- a CDS encoding aminopeptidase P family protein; this translates as MTPSDLLTAPASTSLQAKLTNLRALMEACQLDAYLIPSADEHLNEYLPEAKQRRMWLSGFTGSAGDFLVGRESSWLFVDFRYHEQADLEVDLSLVHVSKLGMEGQKTLVETLETLGQKFSGFRLGFDPFTIPIEQYRTFQNQLKSAGVELVSVDKNLVDIIRSQSPWVESEPIPALGDSRVFCVPNEVTGETTEQKLGRVREAMRSHKTDIFPITKLDQLAWLFNLRGWDIPYNPVFIAYAIVTPNKAFLLTNLDRIDAEVQQSLQSNVTLLPYEKYIETLNALISQESQSKVLLDPKQTTMGTYQLVDKHRIVETANPIEGMKARKNTVEVEQMKAANLKASRGKLRTLKWISEQLLTGQQLSELDVANAIAQFYQQQPGFQGLSFNTIAGAGTNSSIVHYGTPSPDVLLTNGQFFLLDSGAQYLGGTTDATRTIIVGEPTPEQILRYTEVLKAHINCAMQRFPKGTTGVQLDGIARSTMWMEELDYGHGTGHGVGAFLNVHEGPNGISKRASEPLEPGMVTSIEPGFYLLNWGGIRIENLYVVKNLTPELELQADPSKTPWYGFEPLTYIPFDKRLIALDRLEPRQRQWLENYYVAVVEKLTPILEPNEVDWLREACQL
- a CDS encoding class I SAM-dependent methyltransferase gives rise to the protein MEEKKERTMLSQEDWQEYKKITQNGEQASNRELLIQWYDKKYQIFEGGTFAAQKCCELLYSNLIASEHLQILDVGCGTGDQARLFQNLGVQEASWYGIDMSQAMLESAKSKKLYKELSNSILPEIPYPDCHFDIVISAGTLCSPGNAPVETLSEMIRVTKPSGLLCFSYRLNWFENEESGWKKTHEQLVKKGLMKELVRQIDAYIPSQNISGLYFVCQKGQL
- a CDS encoding FAD-binding oxidoreductase, which translates into the protein MTTPVKSFDINALITSLEGIELITDSHQVAKLSQDYHTFSPVLVPKLQGKVGDVVVRPANEEEVLKVAAACVKHRVPVTVRGAGTGNYGQCVPLHGGVILDMTRMHEILWVKPGIARVQAGVKLAALDKQAREIGWEMRMVPSTYRTATIGGFIAGGSGGIGSIQYGFLGDRGNLQAVRVVTLEDEPRVMELRGDDVQKVNHAWGINGIITELEIPLGPAYPWVEVIVTFDDFMQAARFGHSLAEADGMIKKEIAIFAAQIPHYFTAIKQHIPDGTHAALLNIAESSFELLPGLVGQFGGKITYQKLAQDVGKGVNLGEFTWNHTTLHARTVDTSMTYLQSIFPVDTNLQVVEHMYHHFGDEVTMHLEFVRQHGHVVPGALQLVRFTTEERLNEIIRYHEEQGVFIANPHTYIIEDGGRKAIDPEQLKFKEMVDPHGLMNPGKSKVLVQRARK